The Deltaproteobacteria bacterium genome contains the following window.
TGAACATAATTGTAGGCAATGTCCAGGGCCCCGGCCTCAACCACTTCCCGAACCTCGGTCAGGCTGCGAGTCTTGCAGGCCAGGACGATGCGGACATGTTCCGGAACATTTTCCCTGAGGGTCTGGTAACGTTCGGCGATGCTCATGCCCCGGTCCTCAAAAAACTTCGGCCTGAAACCGATAGATCTGAGTTTCCGGATCTTTCCAGGCCTCGGCTGGGAGGGATGCCTTGCGACAGGTGTGGGACAGAAATTGCTCCCGGTCCCATCCCCACTCGGTAGCCACCTGTGGCAGCAGGAGTCCGGAACGGCCATGTCGGGAAACGAGCAACCCGTCCCGCCCGGGAACCACTTTATTGGGATCCGGGACGAGTTCCAGGGGTCCGAGGACCGAAATCTCGATTTCCAGATCGGACAATTCCCTGGCCTCGAGCGGCTGGAAACGAGGATCCTCGAACGCCGCGGCCGCGGCCATCCGCCTGATGGTGTCTTCCAGAGGATGATCGCCGATCACGCTGCCGATGCAGCCCCGCAAATTCCCGCGG
Protein-coding sequences here:
- the amrA gene encoding AmmeMemoRadiSam system protein A; this translates as MEEAGFVSTGDRAYLKALVFFVISRKMGLKANEPLRPESEMLTRKLGAFVTLKTRGNLRGCIGSVIGDHPLEDTIRRMAAAAAFEDPRFQPLEARELSDLEIEISVLGPLELVPDPNKVVPGRDGLLVSRHGRSGLLLPQVATEWGWDREQFLSHTCRKASLPAEAWKDPETQIYRFQAEVF